GTACCAGTCCTTGAAGGACCTGGCGCCCGGCGCATGGGTAAAGGCCCCGGACCGTTTGATGTAATGGTAGAGGGGCCGGTCCAGCTTGGCGACGGTACGGGCCAGCGCCGCGAGCTGGACCATGCCGACCATGTCTTCCGTGTAATGGATGTCGTGCGGAATGGAAATTTCCCGGCAAAGGCTTGTACGGATCAGTTTTCCCCAGATGAAGTATTTCTCTTCCGTCAGCAGCGCCCGTAGAAAGGTTTTTCCGTCCAGTACGTCAAAGTGGTAGTCCGTACACATCTTTCTTCCGGAACCGTCTTCCATTTCCGAGAAGTAGTCGGATACGACAATATCCGCGTCCGTTTCATGCTGGCGTCCGGCAAGCCCTTCAATTGCATCCGGTTCCAGATAATCATCCCCGTCCACATGGATGATGAATTCCCCGGAAGCCCGGTCAATGCCCGTTTTGCGGGCCATGGGCAGCCCTTCGTTCCGTTTGGCGATAACCTGGATGCGCTTGTCCTGCCGTGCCGCCTGTTCCAGGATGGCCGCGGAACCGTCCGTGGACCCGTCGTCAATGCAAATAATCTCCAGCTCTGCGTGCGTCTGGCGCACGAGAGAATCCAGGCACCGGCTGACGAGATGCTCAAGGTTGTAAACGGGAACGATGGCGGAAATCAGCATTGGAAAAAAGGCATGGACATGAAGTTTTCCGGATGAAGCAGAGGTTGGGGAATCAGGATTTTTTCAGGGATTTGGCCAGGTAGAGAAAAGGGTGCTTGACGGAAAGGATTTTGGAAGCCAGACGGGAGATTCCGTAATGCCAGGGGCAGGGAATGCGGTTTTTCCTGAATGCCTGCTTGTTCTGCCTGGTATTGCGACGAACTGCCTTGAGGCCTGCCGTGCTGGAGCCTCCCGTGCGCATGAACACCATGAAACGGTCCAGGTAGTGCGTGGAAATATGGTGTTTTTCCACAAACCGGAGCATGAGCTCGAAGTCCGCCGCGCTGCCGATGGAGGGATCAAACAGGCCGTAGCGCTCAAAGCATTCCCTGGTGCAGTAAAAGGTGGGGTGGGCCGGATTCCAGCCTCTCTGAAACGCTCCGGGGCGGTAGGGGGAGCCTTGCCAGGTGCGGACGACCTTCCGTTCGGAATTGATATAGGACAAGTTGCCATGTACGGCATCCGTACCGTTTTCGGAAAAGGCGCGTGCAATATCTTCCAGTACGCGGTTGTCCTGGTAATAATCGTCTCCGTTGAGGAAGCCCACCACGTCCCCCGTAGCCATGAGGATGCCCTTGTTCATGGCGTCGTAAATCCCCTCGTCCGGCTCGGAAACCCACTTCATCCTGCTGCGGAACAAGGGTTCCATTTCCCGGAGAATGGATACCGTCCCGTCCGTGCTGGCGCCGTCCACGACGATGTATTCCATATCCGGATGGGTTTGCCCCAGAACGCTGCGCATGGTGTCGCGCAAGGTGGAGGCATTGTTGAAGCAGACCGTGATGATGGAGATTTTCATGAAAAGGGCCGTAAGTCGTTTTCCGTGCCGCATCCGCCTGTCAGAGGCGGAGCTTGTTGATCATGATGGCGTTGTGGGCGTCCGTCCCCCACCAGAAATAGAGGTTTTCCTGTTGGAATTTCCGCGCCAGTTCCCGGCATTTCTGCCCGTAGAATCCGCATAGTGAGCCTATGTTTCCCTGGAAAAGAATGCCTTGTGCGGCCAGGGCGGCGAGTTCCTCTGGAGTCAGGATTTTGCCGTAGCGTTCAGGATGGGCCAGCACGGGAACATATCCTCTGTCCTTAATGAGCAGGAGCATGTCCATCCACGCGTCCGGAAGGCGGTATTGCGGGAGTTCCACAAGAATGTGCGTGCCGTCCGGGCTGAGAGGCTCCTCTTCCGTGAATTGCCGTTCAAAATGATCGTCCAGCATGTATTCCGCCGCCAGCCGGAGTTCAAAATCCTCGTCCGGCACGGCGTTCACAAGCTCCCGAAAGCGTACTTTTAAACTCGTTGCCGTATTCCAGGGATAGCGGCTGATGACATGGGGAGTGCAACAGGCTCCCCGGAATCCCCGTTTTTTCAGCAGGGAAATGAGTTCCAGGCTTTCCGCCTGCGTCCGCGCGCCGTCGTCCACACCCCAGAGCAGATGGCTGTGCATGTCCATTCCGTCCGGACAGAGGGTACAGAGCTTGAACTTTGGCTGGAACAGGGCGGAGAACAAGGCGGAAATCAGGAATTGGTGGTGTTGTACCCGTAGTTGTAATGGTAGCCGTAACCGTAATAGTGATGGCCGGACGCCTTGAAGTCCACGGCATTGATGACAAATCCCATGTTGGGAAGCTTTCCTTCATTGGCAAGCTGCTGGATAGTGGCTATATAGCGCTTGTCTATCTTGTTGCTGCGGATGACGTACAGGGAAATGTCCGCCAGTTTGGCAAAAATGGCCGTATCCGCCAGAATGCCGTAGGGTGGCGCGTCAATGATAACGGCATCGTAAGATCGCTTGAAGGACTGGATAAGCTGTTCAATCTCGGGCCGGGAGAGCAGGGAAACGGGATTGGGAACATGGGGGCCTCCGTAGAGGATGTCCACCCCCGGATGATCCGGAAGGGAATGAATGACGGAGGAAAGGTCGGAAACCTTGTTGAGCAGGATGGTGCTCAGGCCCTTGCGGCCCTTGCCGCCAAGCTGGCTGGAGAGGGAGGTCTTGCGTAGATCGCCGTCAATCAGGAGCACGCGCTTTCCGATTTTGGAAAAAGCCTGGGCCAGATTGGCGGAAATGAAGGTTTTTCCTTCTCCCGGCGTGGTGGAAGCGAGCAGGATCACATGGCCCTGATGCTCGGAAAAGGGAAGCATGGAGTCCACATTGTGGCACATGATATGGAAATATTCCGCCATGACGGAATGTTCGTCAGGGAGCATCAGGGATACCTGTTTCTGTTCCTTTTTGCTCATGGCGGGAAGCTCTGCAATGACGGGAAGGGTGGTGATGGCATCCAGGTCATGCCTGTTTTTGACCTTGTTGTTGAGTATGGCCGCGCCCATGAAAGCGAACAGGCAGAGGGCTGCGCCTCCGGCCGCCCCGCCGAGAACGAATTTCCTGGTATTGGGAGCAATCGGGGCGTTGGAGCCGTGCGCCGTTTCCAGAACGCGGGCGGAAGAAGGTGTGGTTTCCAGAGCCAGTTCGTTTTCCTGTTCCTTGGTCAGCAGCGTAAGGTAATATTCTTCCTTTACCCCGTGTTCGCGGTTCAGAGGGGTGAGTTTCCGCGCCTTTCCGGATGTGGCGGCCAGGCGCTTGGTAATGTCATCCCGCTTTCGGGTAAGCTCCTGGAGCCGTAAATTCAAGTTATCGCGCAAGTTGGACAGGGATCTGAAGGCGGCCGCGCGGGTAGCGTCCATCTTCTTGGTCAGGGAAACGACGATGGGGTTTTGCGAGCCCGCGCTGCCCGCGATTTTCTGGTATTCCAGATAGGCGGTGTTGTAGGCTTCAATTTGACGGGAAACCCCGGAGTCCGCGATGCCGGTGTCCAGGGAAATAAGTTCCGCTTTTTTACTGACGGCTTTCAAGTTGTTTTCCAAGTCATTGGCCAGCATGATCTGCGTCTGGAGCTCGAAAATGGAATTGTCCAGCGTTTGTGCGGTGCTGAAATCGGCGGACAGCGAGGCTTGCGTGTCGGCAATGATGTCGTTCTCGAATTTGATGTCGTCCCGTTTGCTGTCCAGTCTTTTCAATTCCTCGCCGATCTGTTCGAGTTGCCGGCGAATGAATTCTTTCGTCTTGACGGCGATGGCGCGGCGTTCTTCTCTGGAATGTTCGTTATAGATTTCGATCAGTTTATTCAGCGTATCCGTTGCTTTATCGGGATTGGAGGAAGTGAGCGTCATCTGGAGGAGGCTGGATTCCTTGGCGTCCGGGCGCTTGACGGTGAAGTTGGCGAGGAGCTGGTCCGCAGCGGCGTTGATGGGAACGCGCCGTACGGTAATGGTGGTGCCTGGAATTGTCTCCGGCATATGGGAAGTGGGATAAACCGTGATGGTTGCAAAAGGGAGATGGACGGGCTTTTTCAGTTCCTCTTCCAACTGTACGGGTTTTCCGTCGCTGCCCTGGTAGGTCAGGGACAGGGCGCTGTCCCCTTTCAGGGTAATATCGAAAGAACAGGACCTGTCGCTGGGGATGTTTTCAAAGATGACTTCCACAGGGCTTTCCCGGTACAGGTCTATCTGGCGCAGGTCCCGTTTTTTCCAGTAGGATACGTTCAGTTTCAGGTCTTCAACCGTATGCCGCATGACGGTGGAGGACCTGAGGATAAAGCTTTCATTGGCCAGATTGGCCGCTCCGGAATCCACCCCCAGTTCCACCATGATGCGGTCTGTGGAGGAATCCTTGCTGGCTTCCCTCATCATGACGCTGGCGGTCTTTTCAAATACGTAATTCTGCGTGGCCGCCATATAATAGGCTGCAGTTCCTCCCAAAAGGGCGCAGAACAGTATCCAGTACCAGCGCCTGCGGAGAATGATGGCGACAATGTCCAGAGACAGGGAGGAATCCGGTGTCTCGGGCGGGGGGGAAGATACAGGCGGAACGGTAGGTTGCGGCATAAGGAAATGAAATACTTCACCGGCTTTCCACTTTCCGCGGAAAGCCGGCTACGGAAGAAGGGTCACAAGGCGCACAGGGCGATGATGCCGATGATCAGGCCCACGCCGGATGCCGTCCAGCCGATGTATTGGACGGTGTCACTGCGGGTATTGATTTTACGTTCGGCAGGGGTAACGTAAATGGTGTCGTTCTGCTGAATGTAGTAATAGGGGGACTGGAATAAATCCTTGCTGCGCAGATCGATTTTGGCAATCTGGCGGTGGCCGTTCGTTTCACGGATCAGCGTGACGTCCCGGTTGCCGTCAATGCTCAAGTCGCCCGCACGGCTGATGGCTTCCAGAATGGTCAGGCGCTGGCCGTCAATGTTGTATGTTCCGGGGGAGGAAACTTCGCCCAGAATGGAGAACTTGAAATTGGTGATCTGCACGTTGACGGAAGCGTCGCTGATGTAGTCGTTGTTTTTCAGAGCGGCGGCAATGTCATCTCCCAGGGCGGAGCAGGTCTTGCCGGCCGCCTTGATTTTGCCGATAACCGGCAGGACGATGTAGCCTCTGGCATCGACCAGGTAACCTTTGGACCGGGAGCTGGAGCTGGGGCCGGAGGTGCCGATTTCAGAGACGGCAAAAGGTGCGGTCAGTTCGGGCTGCTTGCTGCTGACAGTGATGGAAAGCTGGTCGTCCTTCTGAATCAGGGTTTGGTAGCTGCCCTGAATCTTTTCCTTGGAGTAGCCGGAGACGTCCTGGATGTACAAGACTTCCTTGGGACTGACGCAGGAAGGAAGGAGGCTGGCTCCTGCCAGGGCTGCGGAACACAGGAGAGCTTTGCTGAGGAGATGGTGTTTATTCATTAGTTGAAGTAATAAAGGGAAGGCTTGGTAACGGGGGATTAGAAGGATCTGGTCGCCTCCGTGGTAGAGGGGAGGGAAAGATCGTTCTGAAGGAGGGTTTTCCCCAGTTTATTCTGGAAGGCCTCGTTGCATTGCTGGATGCCTTCCCGGACCAGGACTTTCCGGGCTGTCCGGAAGACCAGGGAAACATCCAGAAGGAAGGAAACGCGGCGCACGTAAAGCACATCGTAGCACAGTCGGCGGCAGAAGGGAATGCCGTTGCGGCCGTGGATCTGGGCCATGCCGGTGATGCCTGGCCGGACGGAATAGCGCTGGCGGCAATAATTGGGAGGAAGGGCTTCCATCTGGGAAGGAATCCAGGGGCGGGGGCCTACGATGACCATGTCCCCTTTCAGGATATTGATCAGTTGCGGAAGCTCATCCAGGGAATTGGTGCGAAGGAAGTTGCCGAGAGGGAACAGTCTTTGGTTGTCCGGGAGCAGGCGCCCATGTTCGTCACGCGCATCCGTCATCGTTTTGAATTTGATGATTTTGAACAGTTTTCCCTGATATCCAACGCGCGTTTGAAGAAAGAAGGGGGATTTCCGCGTAGATAGAAAAAGAAGCACAGATATCGTTAGCAGCAACGGGCTGAGAATGACGAGCGCCATCCCGGCGAGCAGGCTACTGATGACAGGTTTGCAGATATGCATGTACATAAAGGCTAGGACGTGAGTAGCGGATTGCAAATCCGGTGTCAATAGTAATCGTTAAAGAAAAAATACTTATTTGTCATATCCCGTAAAATTATAAGAACAAAATTATAAACGAATATGACTTTTATTTATAATAACAATTTGATATTTAATATATTATATATAGTTTTAATGTTCCCTATTATTTTGATAGGATTTGCAATCCGTTGAATATTTTCTTATATTCGAATATGAATTACATATAATAATTTTTTTGTAGCAAAAGTTTTGTTGAATTTGCAAAATCAATCGCATAAAAGAAGCGGAATGGGGAAATTTGAGGTTGTATTGTTTTTTAACGCGGTTGGGGTAATTTCACAGGAAAAAGAGTCCTGGCGGCCGTTGCCTGCCGGGAAGGGTTGTTCATTCCATTTTTTTCCATGATGAAGGGGGACTTGGCGGAAAAGAAATCTTCACGAGGAAGAGAACAGGTCCCCCTTGGTTTGGCCTTGAGTTCGGCTCCCGGTGTTGTTAGTATAGATGCCACGTATGGCATTGGATGCGCAGGAGCGTCATGTATTTGAGCATGAAGAGGACCATCCCCCCGTTTGGATGGGAATGGCGTGGGGCGCCGTTTCCGTACTGGCAGGAGCGGCTTTGCTGGCTTCCATGGTGACCTTTGACGTCCGGGAAATAGGCTGGAATTATCTCAACAAATCCGGCGAGGTGATGGAGGGGACGACCAATCTTCTGAACGTGGTGGGGCTGTATGGAGCCGGCATCGTTTACTGGGTGCTGGGAGGGATGGCCTGGATGCTGGTGATTTTGCTGGCCTGGTGGGGATGTTACCGTTTTACCCACCGGGGACGGCTGACCCGCGGTGTGATCTATGGAGGCGTCTTCCTGCTGGTGAGCGGGTGCCTGTTCCTGACTGCCGGCCATGTTACGGGGGCGGAATGGGTGGAGCGTCATCAGGTGCTGGGCGCGGGCGGCCTTGTCGGCAACCTTCTCGGAACGCATCTTCTGGTTCCTTTGGCTGGGGTGTCCGCCATTCTGGCGGTTTCCGGGCTGGGATATATCATTGCCTTGATCTATGCGGCGGGCCTGCGGCCTCGTCCCCTTTTCCGCGCCGTTCTCCGGGAGTTCCGTTCATGGAGAATGAACAGGAAGGAAAAGAAGATGGAACGCCGTTCCTCCCAACTGGCCAGGGAAGTCGCCCGCGTGAGAGCCAGCATGGAGGACGCGGCCCTGTCTTCTCCCTCTCCCGCCAGACGGAGCCGGGAATCTTCTTCCCGCCTGCACCGTACCGGGGATGACCTGGAAGGGCTGTACAATGAAGTGGCCGCCGCTCCCTCTGTCCGGACGCCCGCACCCCCGAAAAAATCTTCCGCTCCGCGGACGCAGGGGAATCTGCCGCTGACGACGACCCCGAAAATCACGGTGGCGGAGCCTGCGGAAATCAAGCCTGCTCCCAAGGTGCAGCCCTTTGCCAAAATAGCCACGCCGCCTACGGAGGAATTCAAGGACTACCAGCTTCCCGGCTTCGAACTGCTGCATTATGAGGAAAAGCCGGACGGCCCCACGGATGCGGACCGGGAGGAAATGCTGGAAATCCAGCAAAAAATCATCGAGACGCTGACGACGTTCCGCGTGGACGTGACGCCGGGGGACATCACCCGCGGCCCGACCATCACCCGGTATGAGGTATATCCCGCGCGCGGCGTGCGCGTGAACACGTTTGACCAGTATTCCAAGGACATCGCGCTGGCGACCAGGGCGGAAAGCGTGAACATCGTGGCCCCCATTCCGGGCAAGGACACGGTGGGCATTGAAATCGTCAACCGCAAAAAAGTGGCCGTGCCGCTCCGGGAACTGCTCCAGGACCCCGAATTCTGTTCTCCCAAAAAGAAAATTCCGCTGGCCCTGGGCAAGGACGTGTATGGCCGCACCGTGATAGGAGACCTGGCCTCCATGCCCCACCTGCTGGTGGCGGGGGCTACGGGTTCCGGCAAATCCGTGTGCATCAACAGCATTATCTCCTCCATGCTGTTGAAATTCAGGCCGGATGAACTCAGGCTGATTTTGGTGGATCCTAAGGTGGTGGAAATGCAGCCATACTCCAAGCTGCCTCATTTGATCGTTCCCGTGGTGACGGACCCTAAAAAGGTGCCGAATGCCCTGCGCTGGTGCGTGAATGAAATGGAACACCGCTACCACTGTTTTGCCAAGGTGGGCGTCCGCAACTTTGAAGCCTTCAACAAGCGGCCGCCTGAAATGCCCGCGGAAGAGGAAGAAGAGCCGGAGTCCGGAGAAGTGGACGAGGCGCTGGCGGAATCCATCGCCCGGGAGCTGGAATCCCAGGGGGAATGGCCTGCGGAAGAGGATGACGAACTGGATTTGGATGACGACGGCGTGATTCCCGAACGCTTCCCCTACATCGTAATTATCATTGACGAGCTTGCCGACCTGATGCAGACGGTGGGCGCGGACATTGAAACCAACATCGGCCGCCTGACCCAGAAAGCCCGCGCTGCCGGGATTCACCTCATTGTCGCCACGCAAACGCCGCGGCGGCAGGTAGTGACGGGCACCATCAAGGCCAATATTCCCACGCGCATCGCCTTCCAGGTGGCCAGCGGCACGGACAGCCGCGTGATTTTGGACAGGCAGGGGGCGGAAAAGCTGGTGGGGAAGGGCGACCTTTTGTACCTGCCGCCCGGTTCCGCCCAGGTGGAACGCGCCCAGGGCGCATTCATTTCCGACGACGAGGTGGAAGCCCTGGTGGCCCATTGCGCGTCCCAGGCCAGGCAGAAATTCCATGAAGAGGTCCAGAAGACGCTGGACGAAGCCTCCCACGGCGGAGCGGACAGCCCGCTGGACGACGCGGAGGAGGAATGCTACGCCAAATGCCTGGAAGTGGCCGTCATCGAACGCAAGGTAAGCACGTCCCTCCTGCAGCGGCGTCTGAGCATCGGCTACGGTCGCGCCGCGCGCATGATGGATCTGCTGGAATCCCGCGGGATCATCGCCCCTGCGGACAACACCAACCGCCCGCGCAAGGTGCTGGTGGAATGAAACGGACAACCATCTTACTTTCCTCTCCGTCATGAATAAAATCCTTCCCATGTCCGCCCTCCTGGGATGCGTGCTGCTGGCGGCTTCCTGTTCCCAGCAGGTGCAGCCCGTCAAAAAAGCAGGCAGAAGTCCGGTTTACGTGGGAAAAGTGGAACGGGTTTACCCCCGCCACAACTATGTGCTGATCGCCCTGGCCGGTACTGTGTATGAACCGGGAACGGTGCTTATCTCCCAATCCGCCGGCTCGGGGGAAAACCGGCGCGTCGCCAACCTCATCGTGACGGAAGAAAGAATGGGGCGCACGCGCATTCCGGCGGACATACGCAGCGGCACGGCGGAAGCGGGAGACTTGGTGTTCCTGTACCAGAATCTGGCCGCGCCGGAAAGCTCCGGAAAAACGGGTGAAGAGCCCACGGACACTCCCGAACCCGGAAAGGAAATCACCCCCCCCGTATCTCCGGACGGCCTGCTGCCGCTGCCCGGCGAGCGCCCCGCAGAGCCGGAAGCCCCCGCGGACAAACCCTCCCGGTCCCCCGGTGCCCGCTCCATTCAGGATGAAATCATGAAAGATCTGGATACCGTTCCGGGTACTTTGGAGGACTCCTTGAGAGCGGTAAGTCCGGAGAAAAAATCGGCAAGGTGATTTTTTAGATTCATTCAATAAATGCTTGTCTTTTGGCATTCCCCCGGTAGTATGAACCCACTTACACAAATTGGTGACTAGTTTATGAAATCCATCAAAGGCACAGAAACAGAAAAAAATCTCCTCAAGGCGTTTGCCGGGGAGTCCGAAGCCCGCAACCGCTACACCTACTTTGCCGGTGTGGCCAAAAAAGCCGGTTACGAGCAGATCGCGGCCATTTTCCTGGAAACGGCCGACAATGAAAAGGAACACGCCAAAGTGTTCTTCAAACTGTTGAAAGACGCCTGCATTGAAGTGACGCACACCGTTTGCACGGCCCCCCTGGAATCCACGGAGGAGTGCCTGCTG
This genomic stretch from Akkermansia biwaensis harbors:
- a CDS encoding DNA translocase FtsK 4TM domain-containing protein; the encoded protein is MALDAQERHVFEHEEDHPPVWMGMAWGAVSVLAGAALLASMVTFDVREIGWNYLNKSGEVMEGTTNLLNVVGLYGAGIVYWVLGGMAWMLVILLAWWGCYRFTHRGRLTRGVIYGGVFLLVSGCLFLTAGHVTGAEWVERHQVLGAGGLVGNLLGTHLLVPLAGVSAILAVSGLGYIIALIYAAGLRPRPLFRAVLREFRSWRMNRKEKKMERRSSQLAREVARVRASMEDAALSSPSPARRSRESSSRLHRTGDDLEGLYNEVAAAPSVRTPAPPKKSSAPRTQGNLPLTTTPKITVAEPAEIKPAPKVQPFAKIATPPTEEFKDYQLPGFELLHYEEKPDGPTDADREEMLEIQQKIIETLTTFRVDVTPGDITRGPTITRYEVYPARGVRVNTFDQYSKDIALATRAESVNIVAPIPGKDTVGIEIVNRKKVAVPLRELLQDPEFCSPKKKIPLALGKDVYGRTVIGDLASMPHLLVAGATGSGKSVCINSIISSMLLKFRPDELRLILVDPKVVEMQPYSKLPHLIVPVVTDPKKVPNALRWCVNEMEHRYHCFAKVGVRNFEAFNKRPPEMPAEEEEEPESGEVDEALAESIARELESQGEWPAEEDDELDLDDDGVIPERFPYIVIIIDELADLMQTVGADIETNIGRLTQKARAAGIHLIVATQTPRRQVVTGTIKANIPTRIAFQVASGTDSRVILDRQGAEKLVGKGDLLYLPPGSAQVERAQGAFISDDEVEALVAHCASQARQKFHEEVQKTLDEASHGGADSPLDDAEEECYAKCLEVAVIERKVSTSLLQRRLSIGYGRAARMMDLLESRGIIAPADNTNRPRKVLVE
- a CDS encoding polysaccharide biosynthesis/export family protein, with the protein product MNKHHLLSKALLCSAALAGASLLPSCVSPKEVLYIQDVSGYSKEKIQGSYQTLIQKDDQLSITVSSKQPELTAPFAVSEIGTSGPSSSSRSKGYLVDARGYIVLPVIGKIKAAGKTCSALGDDIAAALKNNDYISDASVNVQITNFKFSILGEVSSPGTYNIDGQRLTILEAISRAGDLSIDGNRDVTLIRETNGHRQIAKIDLRSKDLFQSPYYYIQQNDTIYVTPAERKINTRSDTVQYIGWTASGVGLIIGIIALCAL
- a CDS encoding tyrosine-protein phosphatase, which translates into the protein MHSHLLWGVDDGARTQAESLELISLLKKRGFRGACCTPHVISRYPWNTATSLKVRFRELVNAVPDEDFELRLAAEYMLDDHFERQFTEEEPLSPDGTHILVELPQYRLPDAWMDMLLLIKDRGYVPVLAHPERYGKILTPEELAALAAQGILFQGNIGSLCGFYGQKCRELARKFQQENLYFWWGTDAHNAIMINKLRL
- a CDS encoding sugar transferase, which produces MYMHICKPVISSLLAGMALVILSPLLLTISVLLFLSTRKSPFFLQTRVGYQGKLFKIIKFKTMTDARDEHGRLLPDNQRLFPLGNFLRTNSLDELPQLINILKGDMVIVGPRPWIPSQMEALPPNYCRQRYSVRPGITGMAQIHGRNGIPFCRRLCYDVLYVRRVSFLLDVSLVFRTARKVLVREGIQQCNEAFQNKLGKTLLQNDLSLPSTTEATRSF
- a CDS encoding glycosyltransferase family 2 protein, which gives rise to MLISAIVPVYNLEHLVSRCLDSLVRQTHAELEIICIDDGSTDGSAAILEQAARQDKRIQVIAKRNEGLPMARKTGIDRASGEFIIHVDGDDYLEPDAIEGLAGRQHETDADIVVSDYFSEMEDGSGRKMCTDYHFDVLDGKTFLRALLTEEKYFIWGKLIRTSLCREISIPHDIHYTEDMVGMVQLAALARTVAKLDRPLYHYIKRSGAFTHAPGARSFKDWYRAVRLTGDYCRALPDGAQFRQLLLDRETVQADVYLRNTRTTGYYRKDIRSLVWKLLLHYRNEGRHALAKLPGSNRLFLTAALISQRLASCAHTLYAKSNR
- a CDS encoding GumC family protein, with the translated sequence MPQPTVPPVSSPPPETPDSSLSLDIVAIILRRRWYWILFCALLGGTAAYYMAATQNYVFEKTASVMMREASKDSSTDRIMVELGVDSGAANLANESFILRSSTVMRHTVEDLKLNVSYWKKRDLRQIDLYRESPVEVIFENIPSDRSCSFDITLKGDSALSLTYQGSDGKPVQLEEELKKPVHLPFATITVYPTSHMPETIPGTTITVRRVPINAAADQLLANFTVKRPDAKESSLLQMTLTSSNPDKATDTLNKLIEIYNEHSREERRAIAVKTKEFIRRQLEQIGEELKRLDSKRDDIKFENDIIADTQASLSADFSTAQTLDNSIFELQTQIMLANDLENNLKAVSKKAELISLDTGIADSGVSRQIEAYNTAYLEYQKIAGSAGSQNPIVVSLTKKMDATRAAAFRSLSNLRDNLNLRLQELTRKRDDITKRLAATSGKARKLTPLNREHGVKEEYYLTLLTKEQENELALETTPSSARVLETAHGSNAPIAPNTRKFVLGGAAGGAALCLFAFMGAAILNNKVKNRHDLDAITTLPVIAELPAMSKKEQKQVSLMLPDEHSVMAEYFHIMCHNVDSMLPFSEHQGHVILLASTTPGEGKTFISANLAQAFSKIGKRVLLIDGDLRKTSLSSQLGGKGRKGLSTILLNKVSDLSSVIHSLPDHPGVDILYGGPHVPNPVSLLSRPEIEQLIQSFKRSYDAVIIDAPPYGILADTAIFAKLADISLYVIRSNKIDKRYIATIQQLANEGKLPNMGFVINAVDFKASGHHYYGYGYHYNYGYNTTNS
- a CDS encoding glycosyltransferase family 2 protein, whose amino-acid sequence is MKISIITVCFNNASTLRDTMRSVLGQTHPDMEYIVVDGASTDGTVSILREMEPLFRSRMKWVSEPDEGIYDAMNKGILMATGDVVGFLNGDDYYQDNRVLEDIARAFSENGTDAVHGNLSYINSERKVVRTWQGSPYRPGAFQRGWNPAHPTFYCTRECFERYGLFDPSIGSAADFELMLRFVEKHHISTHYLDRFMVFMRTGGSSTAGLKAVRRNTRQNKQAFRKNRIPCPWHYGISRLASKILSVKHPFLYLAKSLKKS